The proteins below are encoded in one region of Sulfolobus islandicus Y.N.15.51:
- a CDS encoding DNA-directed DNA polymerase I: MSKQLTLFDIPSSKPAKSEQNTQQSQPSPPVEEKRITRREWLKEAQENKIYFLLQVDYDGKKGKAVCKLFDKETQKIYALYDNTGHKPYFLVDLEPDKVGKVPKIVRDPSFDHIETVTKTDPYTWNKFKLTKIVVRDPLAVRRLRNDVPKAYEAHIKYFNNYMYDIGLIPGMPYIVKNGKLESISLSLDEKDVEEIKKAFADSDEMTRQMAVDWLPIFETEIPKIKRIAIDIEVYTPVKGRIPDSQKAEFPIISIALAGSDGLRKVLVLNRNDVNEGNVKLEGISVERFNTEYELLERFFDILLEYPVVLTFNGDDFDLPYIYFRALKLGYFPEEIPIDVASKDEGKYLAGLHIDLYKFFFNKAVRNYAFEGKYNEYNLDAVAKALLGISKVKVDTLISFLDVEKLIEYNFRDAEITLQLTTFNNDLTMKLIILFSRISRLGIEELTRTEISTWVKNLYYWEHRKRNWLIPLKEEILAKSSNIRTAALIKGKGYKGAVVIDPPAGIFFNITVLDFASLYPSIIRTWNLSYETVDIQQCKKPYEVKDETGEVLHIVCMDRPGITAVITGLLRDFRVKIYKKKAKNPNNTEEQKLLYDVVQRAMKVFINATYGVFGAETFPLYAPAVAESVTALGRYVITSTVKKAREEGLTVLYGDTDSLFLLNPPKDSLENIIKWVKTNFNLDLEVDKTYKFVAFSGLKKNYFGVYPDGKVDIKGMLVKKRNTPEFVKKVFNDVKELMVSINSPNDVKEIKGKIVDVIKGSYEKLKNKGYNLDELAFKVMLSKPLDAYKKNTPQHVKAALQLRPFGVNVLPRDVIYYVKVRSKDGVKPVQLAKVTEIDVEKYLEALRSTFEQILKAFGVSWDEIAATMSIDSFFSFTGGKGNN, from the coding sequence ATGAGTAAGCAACTTACCTTATTTGATATTCCTTCATCTAAACCCGCCAAGAGTGAACAAAATACTCAACAATCGCAACCTAGCCCTCCCGTTGAGGAAAAAAGAATAACTAGAAGGGAATGGCTTAAAGAGGCTCAAGAAAATAAGATATATTTCCTATTGCAAGTAGATTATGATGGTAAGAAAGGTAAGGCTGTATGTAAATTATTCGATAAAGAAACTCAAAAAATCTATGCCTTATATGATAATACTGGGCATAAGCCATACTTTCTAGTAGATCTTGAACCAGATAAAGTAGGTAAAGTACCAAAAATAGTTAGAGATCCATCATTTGATCATATAGAGACTGTGACTAAGACAGACCCATATACTTGGAATAAATTTAAATTGACTAAAATTGTTGTTAGAGATCCCTTAGCGGTAAGAAGATTAAGGAACGATGTTCCAAAAGCATATGAGGCTCACATAAAATATTTCAATAATTATATGTATGACATAGGTCTAATTCCAGGTATGCCTTATATTGTTAAGAACGGAAAGTTAGAAAGTATTTCTTTGTCTTTGGACGAAAAGGACGTTGAGGAGATTAAGAAAGCCTTTGCTGATTCAGATGAGATGACTAGACAAATGGCAGTTGATTGGCTTCCCATATTCGAAACTGAAATACCTAAAATAAAGAGGATTGCCATAGATATTGAGGTGTATACACCAGTTAAGGGTAGGATTCCAGATTCTCAGAAAGCAGAGTTTCCAATTATAAGTATTGCGTTAGCAGGAAGTGATGGGTTAAGAAAGGTTCTTGTATTAAATAGAAACGATGTTAATGAAGGAAATGTAAAACTAGAAGGAATATCAGTTGAGAGATTCAATACAGAGTATGAATTATTAGAGAGATTTTTTGACATATTGCTAGAATACCCAGTAGTTCTTACATTCAATGGAGATGATTTCGATTTACCCTATATCTACTTTAGGGCGTTAAAGTTAGGCTATTTCCCAGAAGAAATCCCCATAGACGTTGCCAGTAAGGATGAAGGTAAGTACTTAGCCGGTCTTCATATAGATTTATATAAATTCTTCTTTAACAAGGCAGTAAGAAATTATGCGTTTGAGGGTAAGTATAATGAATATAATTTGGATGCTGTAGCGAAGGCCTTATTGGGTATATCAAAAGTTAAGGTGGATACGCTAATATCTTTCTTGGATGTAGAAAAATTGATAGAATATAACTTTAGGGACGCTGAGATAACACTTCAGCTTACAACATTTAATAACGACCTAACTATGAAGCTAATCATACTATTTTCAAGGATTTCCAGACTAGGAATAGAGGAATTAACGAGAACAGAAATCTCTACATGGGTAAAAAATTTATACTATTGGGAACATAGAAAAAGAAATTGGCTAATTCCCCTTAAAGAAGAAATATTAGCAAAATCCTCAAACATTAGAACCGCTGCACTAATAAAAGGGAAGGGTTATAAAGGCGCAGTAGTTATAGACCCTCCAGCTGGAATATTCTTTAACATAACCGTTTTAGATTTTGCCTCACTATATCCATCAATAATTAGAACATGGAATCTTAGTTATGAGACTGTAGACATACAACAATGCAAGAAACCTTATGAAGTAAAAGATGAAACCGGTGAGGTACTACATATAGTTTGTATGGATAGACCAGGTATAACTGCAGTAATAACTGGGTTACTAAGAGACTTCAGAGTAAAAATATACAAAAAGAAAGCGAAGAACCCTAATAATACTGAGGAACAGAAACTACTCTATGATGTGGTACAGAGAGCAATGAAAGTCTTTATAAACGCTACTTATGGTGTATTTGGGGCTGAGACATTTCCGTTATATGCACCAGCCGTAGCAGAGAGTGTTACTGCGTTAGGCAGATATGTGATTACCAGCACTGTGAAGAAAGCTAGGGAAGAAGGTTTAACTGTACTATATGGTGATACTGATTCGTTATTTCTCCTTAATCCTCCTAAGGATAGTCTAGAGAATATTATAAAATGGGTTAAGACTAATTTCAATTTAGATTTGGAAGTTGATAAAACCTATAAGTTTGTTGCGTTTTCTGGACTGAAGAAGAATTACTTTGGAGTATATCCAGATGGGAAGGTCGACATAAAGGGGATGTTAGTGAAGAAGAGAAATACGCCAGAATTCGTAAAAAAGGTATTTAATGATGTAAAGGAGCTAATGGTTTCAATAAACTCGCCAAATGATGTAAAGGAGATTAAAGGGAAAATAGTAGACGTAATTAAAGGATCATATGAAAAGCTAAAGAATAAGGGATACAATTTAGATGAATTAGCATTTAAGGTGATGTTATCCAAGCCTTTAGATGCGTATAAAAAGAACACTCCCCAACATGTAAAAGCAGCTCTACAACTTAGACCTTTTGGAGTTAACGTCCTACCCAGGGATGTGATATATTATGTTAAGGTTAGATCAAAAGATGGAGTAAAACCAGTGCAACTAGCTAAAGTTACTGAAATAGATGTGGAGAAATATTTAGAAGCTTTAAGAAGTACATTTGAACAAATCCTAAAAGCATTTGGAGTATCTTGGGATGAAATAGCAGCTACAATGTCGATAGATTCGTTCTTTTCATTCACAGGAGGAAAAGGGAATAATTAA
- a CDS encoding DUF2286 domain-containing protein encodes MKILIVKSENGKVTSEKITEGEISKVLRDVAKEALEEWNELASDFIIMRDNQEVRLPLPLKPDVYEAIKTFLIGKDKKEAIAKIPVYIISYENEWKESDFQDKKIYVVSFYINDEITKGVLNDAAQMTSEQKQELEEEEDLEEE; translated from the coding sequence ATGAAAATTTTGATAGTAAAAAGTGAGAATGGAAAGGTGACATCGGAAAAGATAACTGAAGGGGAAATTAGTAAAGTATTACGAGATGTTGCTAAAGAGGCATTGGAAGAATGGAATGAACTAGCTTCAGATTTTATAATTATGCGTGATAATCAAGAAGTAAGATTACCCCTTCCGTTAAAACCTGACGTTTATGAAGCAATAAAGACTTTTCTTATTGGTAAGGATAAAAAAGAAGCCATTGCAAAAATTCCAGTGTACATAATAAGCTATGAGAATGAATGGAAAGAAAGCGATTTTCAAGATAAGAAGATCTATGTTGTGTCATTTTATATTAATGACGAAATAACGAAAGGTGTATTAAACGATGCAGCTCAAATGACTAGTGAGCAGAAACAAGAACTAGAAGAAGAGGAAGATTTAGAGGAAGAATAA
- a CDS encoding protein-lysine N-methyltransferase: MSYVPHVPYVPTPEKVVRRMLEIAKVSQDDIVYDLGCGDGRIIITAAKDFNVKKAVGVEINDERIREALANIEKNGVTGRASIVKGNFFEVDISEATVVTMFLLTNVNEMLKPKLEKELKPGTRVVSHEFEIRGWNPKEVIKVEDGNMNHTVYLYVIGEHK, encoded by the coding sequence TTGAGTTACGTACCGCATGTTCCTTATGTACCAACGCCAGAAAAAGTTGTAAGAAGAATGCTAGAAATAGCTAAAGTCTCTCAAGACGATATAGTATATGATTTAGGATGTGGAGATGGAAGGATAATAATAACAGCAGCAAAAGATTTTAACGTAAAGAAGGCTGTAGGTGTAGAAATTAACGATGAGAGAATAAGGGAGGCATTAGCTAACATTGAGAAAAATGGTGTAACGGGAAGAGCTTCAATAGTAAAAGGTAATTTCTTCGAGGTCGATATTTCGGAGGCTACTGTAGTTACAATGTTCCTTTTAACAAATGTTAATGAGATGCTAAAACCAAAGCTCGAGAAAGAGCTTAAACCCGGAACTAGAGTGGTTTCCCACGAATTTGAAATAAGGGGTTGGAATCCAAAGGAAGTAATAAAAGTTGAAGATGGAAATATGAACCATACAGTGTATCTCTATGTAATTGGTGAACATAAATGA
- the pgsA gene encoding archaetidylinositol phosphate synthase: MVTMLTRIRRQIKRIIEPLAKTLAKFGVGANVITLLGLIFAIIYYFEIMRTNTALGIVFLVISAIMDGIDGEVARVSNTASPLGSFLDSTLDRIEDILYISAFIFLGFTSYLVAITVGLSLTISYIRAKAESLGLKMEGRGIIERGERIIFVFIILLLYLIVSKQISLYVFYLFMLLTAITVIQRFHAVYSLLRK, from the coding sequence GTGGTTACCATGTTAACCAGAATAAGGAGGCAAATAAAAAGAATAATAGAACCGTTAGCGAAAACATTAGCCAAATTTGGGGTAGGCGCAAATGTTATTACGTTACTAGGATTAATATTTGCAATCATATACTACTTTGAAATCATGAGAACTAATACTGCATTAGGAATAGTATTTTTGGTAATTTCAGCAATAATGGACGGAATAGATGGAGAAGTAGCAAGAGTATCAAATACTGCATCTCCCCTAGGGAGTTTCTTAGATTCCACATTAGACAGAATAGAGGATATTCTTTACATCTCTGCTTTCATATTCTTGGGATTTACCTCGTATCTTGTTGCGATAACTGTCGGATTATCACTGACAATTTCATATATTAGAGCTAAGGCTGAATCACTTGGGTTAAAAATGGAGGGTAGAGGAATAATAGAGAGAGGCGAAAGAATAATATTTGTATTTATAATTCTCTTACTTTATCTAATAGTTAGTAAACAGATCTCCTTATATGTATTTTATCTATTCATGTTACTCACTGCGATCACAGTGATCCAGAGGTTTCACGCTGTCTATTCTTTACTAAGGAAGTAG